The following are encoded in a window of Sminthopsis crassicaudata isolate SCR6 chromosome 3, ASM4859323v1, whole genome shotgun sequence genomic DNA:
- the SUCNR1 gene encoding succinate receptor 1 isoform X2, producing the protein MDQNRTCDNWLEIEEALEKYFLPTVYSIEFVVGILGNVAVVLGYLFCLKNWKSGNIYLFNLSLSDLTLLCTLPILVRQYANGEGTYILCISNRYLLHSNLYTSILFLTFISIDRYLLMKYPFREHFLQKKAVSSLISVAIWIWVTLELLPILFFLDPNDSTTCNDYASSGNPEMNLIYSVCLTFLGFLIPLFVMCFFYMKIVLFLKERSRQLSTSLPLEKPLNLVIMAVVIFSVLFTPYHIMRNVRIASRLKIWEPTKCVKVIINSFYILTRPLAFLNSVVNPVFYFLMGDHFREMMINQVRVIFKFIRR; encoded by the exons ATG GATCAGAACAGGACTTGTGACAATTGGCTGGAAATAGAGGAAGCCCTAGAAAAATACTTTCTTCCTACTGTCTATTCCATTGAGTTTGTCGTTGGCATCCTTGGGAACGTGGCTGTTGTTCTGGGCTATCTTTTCTGcctaaaaaactggaaaagtggCAATATTTACCTCTTCAACCTCTCCCTTTCTGACCTCACCCTCTTATGCACACTCCCCATTTTGGTTAGACAGTATGCCAATGGGGAAGGGACATATATCTTGTGCATAAGCAACAGGTACTTACTCCATTCCAACTTATACACAAGCATCCTTTTCCTTACATTTATCAGTATCGACCGGTACCTGCTGATGAAATATCCCTTCCGGGAACATTTCTTGCAAAAGAAAGCAGTTTCGTCCTTGATCTCTGTGGCCATCTGGATCTGGGTGACCCTTGAGCTTCTACCAATCCTCTTTTTCCTTGACCCGAACGATAGCACCACCTGTAATGACTACGCGAGTTCTGGAAATCCCGAAATGAACCTTATCTACAGCGTGTGTCTGACCTTCCTAGGGTTCCTCATTCCACTCTTTGTCATGTGCTTCTTTTACATGAAAATTGTGCTTTTTCTGAAGGAGAGAAGCAGACAACTTAGCACTTCTCTCCCCCTTGAGAAGCCTCTCAACTTGGTCATCATGGCAGTGGTGATATTTTCAGTTCTCTTTACCCCCTATCACATCATGCGAAATGTGAGGATAGCATCCCGCCTGAAGATCTGGGAGCCGACCAAATGCGTAAAGGTCATCATCAACTCATTCTACATTCTGACCCGGCCCTTGGCATTTCTAAACAGTGTGGTCAACCCTGTCTTCTATTTCCTGATGGGAGATCACTTCCGGGAGATGATGATCAATCAAGTGAGGGTCATCTTCAAATTCATTAGAAGGTGA
- the SUCNR1 gene encoding succinate receptor 1 isoform X1, with amino-acid sequence MALLNLVHKIITSQDQNRTCDNWLEIEEALEKYFLPTVYSIEFVVGILGNVAVVLGYLFCLKNWKSGNIYLFNLSLSDLTLLCTLPILVRQYANGEGTYILCISNRYLLHSNLYTSILFLTFISIDRYLLMKYPFREHFLQKKAVSSLISVAIWIWVTLELLPILFFLDPNDSTTCNDYASSGNPEMNLIYSVCLTFLGFLIPLFVMCFFYMKIVLFLKERSRQLSTSLPLEKPLNLVIMAVVIFSVLFTPYHIMRNVRIASRLKIWEPTKCVKVIINSFYILTRPLAFLNSVVNPVFYFLMGDHFREMMINQVRVIFKFIRR; translated from the exons ATGGCACTCTTGAATCTAGTCCACAAAATCATAACTTCTCAG GATCAGAACAGGACTTGTGACAATTGGCTGGAAATAGAGGAAGCCCTAGAAAAATACTTTCTTCCTACTGTCTATTCCATTGAGTTTGTCGTTGGCATCCTTGGGAACGTGGCTGTTGTTCTGGGCTATCTTTTCTGcctaaaaaactggaaaagtggCAATATTTACCTCTTCAACCTCTCCCTTTCTGACCTCACCCTCTTATGCACACTCCCCATTTTGGTTAGACAGTATGCCAATGGGGAAGGGACATATATCTTGTGCATAAGCAACAGGTACTTACTCCATTCCAACTTATACACAAGCATCCTTTTCCTTACATTTATCAGTATCGACCGGTACCTGCTGATGAAATATCCCTTCCGGGAACATTTCTTGCAAAAGAAAGCAGTTTCGTCCTTGATCTCTGTGGCCATCTGGATCTGGGTGACCCTTGAGCTTCTACCAATCCTCTTTTTCCTTGACCCGAACGATAGCACCACCTGTAATGACTACGCGAGTTCTGGAAATCCCGAAATGAACCTTATCTACAGCGTGTGTCTGACCTTCCTAGGGTTCCTCATTCCACTCTTTGTCATGTGCTTCTTTTACATGAAAATTGTGCTTTTTCTGAAGGAGAGAAGCAGACAACTTAGCACTTCTCTCCCCCTTGAGAAGCCTCTCAACTTGGTCATCATGGCAGTGGTGATATTTTCAGTTCTCTTTACCCCCTATCACATCATGCGAAATGTGAGGATAGCATCCCGCCTGAAGATCTGGGAGCCGACCAAATGCGTAAAGGTCATCATCAACTCATTCTACATTCTGACCCGGCCCTTGGCATTTCTAAACAGTGTGGTCAACCCTGTCTTCTATTTCCTGATGGGAGATCACTTCCGGGAGATGATGATCAATCAAGTGAGGGTCATCTTCAAATTCATTAGAAGGTGA